The following are encoded in a window of Gossypium raimondii isolate GPD5lz chromosome 13, ASM2569854v1, whole genome shotgun sequence genomic DNA:
- the LOC105783102 gene encoding probable metal-nicotianamine transporter YSL7 produces the protein MVRSIDNHNDDHQDGWETEALDNGDQQSTDKVLVEAAFKGTPVPPWNKQITVRAVVTSLVLSLVFNFIVCKLNLTTGVIPSLNVAAGLLGFAVVKTWTTVLEKLGLLKQPFTRQENTVIQTCVVASSGIAFSSGTASYLLGMSPLVSGQGDSGNTPENVKRLSLGWMIGFLFVVSFVGLFSIVTLRKIMILKYKLTYPSGTATAYLINSFHTPKGAKLAKKQVAVLFKSFAVSFVWAFFQWFYTAVDGCGFSNFPTFGLQAYDKKFYFDFSSTYIGVGMICPYMVNVSMLLGAIFSWGVLWPIIEGKKGVWYSAELSPTSLHGLQGYKVFIAISMMLGDGLYHVLFMLIKTIHSLIVKNSGKKDSSVVAPGASVLDSETADYDEIRRTEFFMKDQIPNKVALSGYVVLAIISVIVVPFIFHQLKWYHILVAYAIAPILAFCNAYGCGLTDWSLASNYGKLAIIIFSSWVGLNNGGVVAGLASCGVMMSIVSTASDLMQDFKTGYLTLSSPRSMFFAQVIGTAIGCIMSPMVFWFFYKAYPIGDPNGTYPAPYGLLYRGIALLGVEGISSLPKNCLNLVIVFFLIAFAINLIKELLQRYETKLGLHRFVPSPMCMAIPFYLGGFFGIDMCVGSLILFLWERRNKQQATDFAPAVASGLICGDSLWGVPAAILSLLNVKPPICMKFLSAAVNAKVDSFLEGN, from the exons ATGGTGAGATCAATAGATAACCACAATGATGATCATCAAGATGGGTGGGAAACAGAAGCCCTTGATAACGGTGATCAGCAATCGACGGATAAAGTATTGGTGGAGGCAGCTTTCAAAGGGACGCCGGTTCCGCCATGGAACAAGCAGATAACAGTGAGGGCTGTGGTGACTAGCCTTGTTTTGAGCTTGGTCTTCAACTTCATTGTCTGCAAGCTTAATCTAACCACCGGTGTTATACCGTCTCTCAACGTCGCCGCTGGTTTGTTGGGTTTTGCCGTCGTCAAAACGTGGACCACCGTTCTCGAGAAGCTTGGACTCTTGAAACAACCTTTCACGAGGCAAGAGAATACCGTCATCCAAACATGTGTCGTCGCCTCATCGGGCATTGCCTTCAGCA GTGGCACTGCAAGTTACTTGTTGGGGATGAGCCCGCTTGTATCAGGTCAAGGAGACAGTGGGAATACGCCAGAAAATGTAAAGAGACTATCACTTGGGTGGATGATAGGGTTTCTCTTTGTCGTCAGCTTTGTTGGCTTGTTTTCTATTGTGACCCTCAGAAAG ATAATGATCTTGAAATATAAGTTAACATATCCTAGTGGGACAGCGACTGCATACCTCATCAACAGTTTCCACACACCCAAAGGTGCCAAGTTGGCCAA GAAACAAGTTGCTGTTCTCTTCAAAAGCTTTGCCGTCAGCTTTGTATGGGCGTTTTTCCAATGGTTTTACACTGCTGTTGATGGCTGCGGGTTTTCGAACTTTCCCACCTTCGGTCTCCAAGCATACGACAAGAA GTTCTACTTTGACTTCTCATCAACATATATTGGTGTGGGGATGATTTGCCCTTACATGGTGAATGTGTCTATGCTTTTGGGAGCCATCTTTTCATGGGGAGTCTTGTGGCCAATTATTGAGGGCAAGAAAGGCGTGTGGTATAGTGCTGAGCTTAGTCCAACCAGTCTCCATGGCTTGCAAGGATACAAA GTTTTTATTGCTATTTCCATGATGCTTGGTGATGGGCTATATCATGTTCTCTTCATGCTAATCAAGACCATACATAGCCTCATAGTTAAAAACTCCGGTAAGAAGGACTCGTCTGTTGTTGCCCCCGGTGCTTCGGTTCTTGATTCAGAGACTGCAGATTACGATGAAATTAGACGAACTGAGTTCTTCATGAAAGATCAGATTCCGAATAAGGTAGCCTTGTCGGGCTATGTTGTCCTGGCGATCATATCCGTTATTGTTGTTCCTTTCATCTTCCACCAACTAAAGTGGTACCATATTCTCGTTGCTTATGCCATTGCACCCATATTGGCCTTTTGCAACGCCTACGGTTGCGGTCTCACCGACTGGTCTCTAGCCTCCAACTACGGGAAATTAGCCATCATCATTTTCAGCTCGTGGGTTGGACTCAATAACGGTGGTGTCGTTGCCGGTCTAGCATCTTGCGGTGTGATGATGAGCATCGTTTCCACAGCCTCCGATCTCATGCAGGACTTCAAAACGGGATACCTCACTCTGTCATCTCCCCGCTCCATGTTTTTCGCCCAAGTAATAGGGACCGCCATTGGCTGCATCATGTCACCAATGGTCTTTTGGTTCTTCTACAAGGCTTACCCTATAGGTGACCCCAATGGCACATACCCTGCACCCTACGGTCTCTTATACCGCGGAATCGCACTTCTCGGCGTCGAAGGCATCTCTTCACTCCCCAAAAACTGCCTCAACCTTGTCATCGTGTTCTTCCTCATTGCATTCGCCATAAACTTGATTAAAGAGCTGTTGCAGCGATACGAGACGAAGTTAGGGCTTCATCGGTTCGTCCCTAGTCCAATGTGCATGGCCATCCCATTTTACCTAGGTGGATTCTTTGGCATTGACATGTGTGTAGGGAGTTTGATTCTCTTCTTGTGGGAAAGGAGGAACAAGCAGCAGGCCACTGACTTTGCACCAGCCGTGGCATCGGGACTCATCTGCGGTGACTCGTTGTGGGGTGTACCGGCTGCTATTCTTTCCCTTCTTAACGTCAAACCTCCTATTTGCATGAAGTTTCTCTCGGCCGCCGTTAATGCCAAGGTCGACAGCTTCTTGGAAGGAAACTAA